A portion of the Cystobacter ferrugineus genome contains these proteins:
- a CDS encoding head GIN domain-containing protein codes for MSRSLLLPLVLLVSAPVLAQDKAAPPSPGTIEVPDFRGVAVSHGLRAEVKPGARSVRLEGRAEDLARIKLEVKDGILTTRVDKGSWFSSGIRDVRLYVTNPRIEHVSASGGAHVDAEVTPASELELEASGGGELLVAGVDTKKLEVEASGGAEVTLRGRAAEMKVEGSGGSTIQARKVQVETLEVEASGGTHVEASPTQQLRGELSGGSTVKAGSKPAKVQVERSGGSEVDYE; via the coding sequence ATGTCACGCTCCCTGCTGCTGCCCCTGGTCCTCCTGGTGTCCGCTCCCGTGCTCGCGCAGGACAAGGCCGCCCCCCCGAGTCCAGGCACGATCGAGGTCCCCGACTTCCGCGGCGTGGCCGTGAGCCATGGCCTGCGCGCCGAGGTGAAGCCGGGCGCCAGGTCGGTCCGGTTGGAGGGCCGTGCCGAGGATCTGGCGCGGATCAAACTCGAGGTGAAGGACGGCATCCTGACGACGCGGGTGGACAAGGGCTCGTGGTTCTCCTCGGGAATCCGGGACGTGCGCCTCTACGTCACCAACCCGCGAATCGAGCACGTGTCGGCCAGCGGCGGCGCCCATGTCGACGCGGAGGTCACCCCCGCCAGCGAGCTGGAGCTGGAGGCCAGCGGCGGCGGTGAGCTGCTCGTGGCCGGGGTGGACACGAAGAAGCTGGAGGTGGAGGCCAGCGGCGGCGCGGAGGTGACCCTCCGGGGCCGCGCGGCGGAGATGAAGGTGGAGGGCAGTGGCGGCTCGACCATCCAGGCGCGCAAGGTCCAGGTGGAGACGCTGGAGGTGGAGGCCAGCGGGGGCACCCACGTGGAGGCTTCGCCCACGCAACAACTGCGGGGTGAGCTGTCCGGAGGCTCCACCGTCAAGGCCGGGTCCAAGCCCGCCAAGGTCCAGGTGGAGCGCTCCGGCGGCTCCGAGGTGGACTACGAGTAG
- a CDS encoding LLM class flavin-dependent oxidoreductase, producing the protein MRYGFWAPVFGGWLRNVRDEGMEASWEYMSRLCRRAEEIGYDLTLIAELNLNDIKGVTEPALDAWSTAAALAAVTRRLELMVAVRPNFHHPALFAKQAANIDRISGGRLALNVVSSWWADEARQYGLQFDQHDDRYARTTEWLQVVDGLWSRTPFSFEGQRYQLKDAICEPKPLSSPRPLLYAGGESEAAKQMIARQCDAYVMHGDEPEVIAGKIQDMRARREREGLPPMRFGMAAYAIVRDSQEEAQAEVERITTLDPQAAGFANFEQWLSGTQLERELKIKEYSVSNRGLRPGLVGTPQRVRERIAEFEKAGVDLLLLQMSPQLEEMERFSSAIIAPERKAA; encoded by the coding sequence ATGAGATACGGATTCTGGGCGCCCGTCTTCGGCGGCTGGCTGCGCAACGTGCGGGACGAGGGGATGGAGGCGAGCTGGGAGTACATGAGCCGGCTGTGCAGGCGCGCCGAGGAGATCGGCTATGACCTGACGCTCATCGCCGAGCTCAACCTCAACGACATCAAGGGCGTGACCGAGCCGGCCCTGGACGCCTGGTCCACCGCGGCGGCGCTCGCGGCGGTCACCCGCCGGCTGGAGCTGATGGTGGCGGTGCGGCCCAACTTCCACCACCCGGCGTTGTTCGCCAAGCAGGCGGCCAACATCGATCGCATCTCCGGGGGCCGGCTGGCGCTCAACGTGGTGTCGTCGTGGTGGGCGGACGAGGCGCGGCAGTACGGCCTGCAGTTCGATCAGCACGATGACCGGTACGCCCGCACCACCGAGTGGTTGCAGGTGGTGGACGGGCTGTGGTCGCGCACGCCCTTCAGCTTCGAGGGCCAGCGCTACCAGCTCAAGGACGCCATCTGCGAGCCCAAGCCCCTGTCCTCGCCGCGCCCGCTCCTCTACGCGGGGGGCGAGTCCGAGGCGGCCAAGCAGATGATCGCGCGGCAGTGCGACGCCTACGTCATGCACGGGGACGAACCGGAGGTGATCGCCGGGAAGATCCAGGACATGCGGGCGCGGCGCGAGCGCGAGGGCCTGCCGCCGATGCGCTTCGGCATGGCCGCCTACGCCATCGTGCGTGACAGCCAGGAGGAGGCCCAGGCCGAGGTCGAGCGCATCACCACGTTGGATCCCCAGGCCGCGGGCTTCGCCAACTTCGAGCAGTGGCTGTCCGGCACGCAGCTCGAGCGGGAGCTGAAGATCAAGGAGTACTCGGTCTCCAACCGCGGGCTGCGGCCGGGCCTGGTGGGCACGCCCCAGCGCGTGCGCGAGCGGATCGCCGAGTTCGAGAAGGCCGGCGTGGATCTGCTGCTGCTACAGATGAGCCCGCAGCTCGAGGAGATGGAGCGCTTCTCCTCGGCGATCATCGCGCCGGAGCGCAAGGCGGCCTGA
- a CDS encoding ATP-grasp domain-containing protein produces the protein MSPEPQLAVVYEHPEWFKPLFAVLDRRGVPYVPLRIDQHFFDLSERKPPAPVIFSRLAMSSFLRQGEHAIFYTQSLYSHWEQAGARIINGNPALAVDTSKARQLSLINSLGYATPATRVVHRRADLVRAAEGLRFPIVVKVNIGGSGAGVVRYESAEELAQAVEERSTPDSIDSVLLVQEYVPTKERHIVRAETLNGRFLYAITVTTTGGTFDLCPADACMVGKPQVTLEQTTLDADTIRAVEAISRAANMELCGIEFMIDERDGVRRFYDINGLSNFVARPLEVLGWDPHEQLVDYLEGVVAKARRGEAA, from the coding sequence ATGAGTCCCGAGCCGCAGCTCGCCGTCGTCTACGAACACCCCGAGTGGTTCAAACCGTTGTTCGCGGTCCTCGATCGGCGGGGCGTGCCCTACGTGCCCCTCCGCATCGATCAGCACTTCTTCGACCTGAGCGAGCGCAAGCCGCCGGCGCCGGTCATCTTCAGCCGCCTGGCGATGAGCTCCTTCCTGCGTCAGGGCGAGCACGCCATCTTCTATACCCAGTCGCTCTACTCGCACTGGGAGCAGGCGGGCGCGCGGATCATCAACGGCAACCCGGCGCTGGCGGTGGACACGTCCAAGGCGCGCCAGCTCTCGCTGATCAACTCGCTGGGCTACGCGACGCCGGCGACGCGCGTGGTGCATCGCCGGGCGGACCTGGTGCGCGCCGCCGAGGGCCTGCGCTTTCCCATCGTGGTCAAGGTCAACATCGGCGGCTCGGGGGCGGGCGTCGTGCGCTACGAGAGCGCCGAGGAGCTGGCCCAGGCCGTCGAGGAGCGCTCCACGCCCGACAGCATCGACAGCGTGCTGCTCGTGCAGGAGTACGTGCCCACGAAGGAGCGCCACATCGTCCGGGCGGAGACGCTCAACGGCCGCTTCCTCTACGCCATCACCGTGACCACGACTGGCGGCACCTTCGACCTGTGCCCCGCCGATGCGTGCATGGTGGGCAAGCCCCAGGTCACCCTCGAGCAGACGACCCTGGACGCCGACACCATCCGCGCGGTGGAGGCCATCTCCCGCGCGGCGAACATGGAGCTGTGCGGCATCGAGTTCATGATCGACGAGCGCGACGGGGTGCGCCGCTTCTACGACATCAATGGACTGTCCAACTTCGTGGCCAGACCGCTCGAGGTGCTGGGGTGGGATCCGCACGAGCAGTTGGTGGACTATCTCGAGGGCGTCGTCGCCAAGGCGCGGCGCGGGGAGGCGGCATGA
- a CDS encoding Tox-REase-5 domain-containing protein has product MSEDSRCYQCQVTGAPPGWVYRVWRNGEKADFDGYSISEGVLQDGKAFSYAKHFDENLEPKEYFRGAKKMLETAKRQLRVADGVPIRWYVAEPEMVGILEKMLENAGLHGIEVVYQRASAGGVP; this is encoded by the coding sequence ATGTCGGAGGACTCTCGCTGTTACCAATGCCAGGTGACAGGAGCGCCGCCGGGGTGGGTCTACCGCGTGTGGAGGAACGGAGAGAAGGCGGACTTCGACGGCTACAGCATCTCGGAGGGTGTTCTACAGGACGGCAAAGCGTTCAGCTATGCCAAGCACTTCGACGAGAACCTTGAACCCAAGGAATATTTTCGAGGCGCAAAGAAGATGCTGGAGACAGCGAAGCGCCAGCTCAGGGTAGCCGATGGTGTCCCTATTCGGTGGTACGTGGCGGAGCCGGAGATGGTCGGTATTCTTGAGAAGATGCTTGAGAATGCGGGCCTTCACGGGATTGAGGTTGTCTACCAGCGGGCTTCAGCGGGAGGCGTGCCATGA
- a CDS encoding gamma-glutamylcyclotransferase encodes MDSHYDQVMKARNAADSGASRLYFAYSTILDREAFLEWRDQHSYGFFELPEGRLAEALDVDLVYDFPSRWWGGRVAGLTDAPGRSVFGRLFEIGGKDWPIIQHKEGAVTGMCVEREVRVRVEGQEVKATAFVTSPRRASTEGPVSPRFIEALVRGAKSAGLPAEYIERLARGP; translated from the coding sequence ATGGACTCGCATTACGATCAGGTGATGAAGGCCCGGAACGCGGCGGACTCCGGGGCGTCGCGGCTGTACTTCGCCTACTCCACCATCCTGGACCGGGAGGCGTTCCTGGAGTGGAGGGATCAGCACAGCTACGGCTTCTTCGAGCTGCCCGAGGGCCGGCTGGCCGAGGCGTTGGACGTGGATCTGGTCTACGACTTTCCCTCGCGGTGGTGGGGAGGGCGGGTGGCGGGGCTGACGGACGCGCCGGGGCGGAGCGTGTTCGGGCGGCTGTTCGAGATTGGGGGCAAGGACTGGCCCATCATCCAGCACAAGGAGGGGGCGGTGACGGGGATGTGCGTGGAGCGCGAGGTGCGCGTGCGCGTGGAGGGCCAGGAGGTGAAGGCCACGGCATTCGTGACGTCGCCCCGGCGCGCGTCCACGGAGGGGCCGGTGAGCCCGCGCTTCATCGAGGCGCTGGTGCGTGGCGCGAAGAGCGCGGGCCTGCCCGCCGAGTACATCGAGCGCCTGGCCCGCGGGCCCTGA
- a CDS encoding siderophore-interacting protein, protein MEPTERAGRRGPLPVKLRLLEVQRVTQIGPHMRRITVGGPELEGFQSPGADDHVKLFFAEPGQRMPSMPVLGPQGLTMPEGKPKPASRDYTPRRYDPAKGELDIDFVLHGAGPASSWAAQAKPGDFLGVGGPRGTFYVANDFDWYLLAGDASALPAIGRRLEELPAGARALVFIEVADASEEQRFDTKAQATITWLHRNGAEPGTTNLLEKALRQVQLPPGDGFTWVAGEATTLKPIREHLTQERGLKKEWTRVTGYWKRGVGDHHDSKG, encoded by the coding sequence ATGGAGCCAACCGAACGCGCTGGCCGGCGAGGACCCCTACCCGTGAAGCTGCGGCTGCTCGAGGTGCAGCGGGTGACGCAGATCGGCCCGCACATGCGGCGGATCACGGTGGGAGGCCCGGAGCTGGAGGGCTTCCAGAGCCCCGGGGCGGATGATCACGTGAAGCTGTTCTTCGCCGAGCCGGGGCAGCGCATGCCGTCCATGCCGGTGCTGGGGCCCCAGGGGCTGACGATGCCGGAGGGCAAGCCCAAGCCCGCCTCGCGCGACTACACGCCCCGCCGGTATGACCCGGCCAAGGGAGAGCTGGACATCGACTTCGTGCTGCATGGCGCCGGGCCCGCCTCGTCGTGGGCCGCCCAGGCCAAGCCGGGAGACTTCCTCGGCGTGGGAGGCCCCCGCGGCACGTTCTACGTGGCCAACGACTTCGACTGGTACCTGCTCGCGGGCGACGCGAGCGCCCTGCCCGCCATCGGCCGCCGGCTCGAGGAGCTCCCCGCCGGGGCGCGCGCCCTCGTCTTCATCGAGGTGGCCGACGCCTCCGAGGAGCAGCGCTTCGACACCAAGGCCCAGGCGACCATCACCTGGCTGCACCGCAACGGGGCCGAGCCCGGGACGACGAACCTCCTGGAGAAGGCGCTGCGCCAGGTGCAACTGCCCCCGGGGGACGGCTTCACCTGGGTGGCGGGCGAGGCCACCACGCTCAAGCCCATCCGCGAGCACCTGACCCAGGAGCGCGGCTTGAAGAAGGAGTGGACCCGGGTGACCGGCTACTGGAAACGTGGAGTAGGCGACCATCACGACTCCAAGGGGTAG
- a CDS encoding GbsR/MarR family transcriptional regulator encodes MKGYLWTGGETGRGGPPVSGHLAPWEAVATDAVGNVIEFWGFKRNQGRVWALLYLRGEPLTAGELERELELSKGGVSMLLRDLERWGVVRRVRSPQDSAWRYAAETDLIRMVSHVVEEREASFIARIRADLLEARRLAETQGLVPAERLARLEKMATLAERVERALRLFIKTARLDVGGILDALREESNR; translated from the coding sequence ATGAAGGGCTACCTGTGGACGGGTGGCGAGACGGGCCGCGGGGGGCCGCCCGTCTCCGGGCACCTGGCTCCCTGGGAGGCCGTCGCCACGGACGCGGTGGGCAACGTCATCGAGTTCTGGGGCTTCAAACGCAACCAGGGCCGGGTGTGGGCGCTGCTCTACCTGCGCGGCGAGCCCCTCACCGCGGGCGAGCTGGAGCGCGAGCTGGAGCTGTCCAAGGGTGGCGTGTCCATGCTGCTGCGCGACCTGGAGCGCTGGGGCGTGGTGCGGCGGGTGCGCTCGCCCCAGGACAGCGCCTGGCGCTACGCGGCCGAGACGGATCTCATCCGCATGGTGTCGCACGTGGTGGAGGAGCGCGAGGCGTCCTTCATCGCCCGTATCCGCGCGGATCTGCTCGAGGCGCGCCGGCTCGCCGAGACGCAGGGCCTGGTGCCCGCCGAGCGGCTGGCCCGGCTGGAGAAGATGGCCACGCTCGCCGAGCGCGTGGAGCGCGCGCTGCGCCTGTTCATCAAGACGGCGCGGCTGGACGTGGGTGGAATCCTCGACGCGCTGCGCGAGGAGTCGAACCGGTAG
- a CDS encoding polyprenyl synthetase family protein → MELARELADFLGSVEQRLGTMLDDGDAGPDTQGDTLMEAARHLCLGAGGKRARPLLVRLFGGVFGVPPEKLLDVAVAAEMIHSSSLLHDDVVDAGMFRRARPTVNARWGNIVAVMSGDLILSTALFRLSHLDPRLTQSALAVVMEMSRAAIAEVESRGNLELSLERLRYVAEGKTGSLFGWCGHAAATLAGQPEAAQRFDAFGRRLGVAFQIADDIRDVLGTDPGKPRYADMLSGTPSLPILLAVARDGSLRGKLKDAWAFTTINPERTRALGDAIERTDAVPLAVERMNAEIAAALEALGPYAQQGMGSELVRWARQLSEGITAQAEARSRAA, encoded by the coding sequence ATGGAATTGGCGCGTGAGCTGGCGGACTTTCTGGGGAGCGTGGAGCAGCGGCTGGGCACCATGCTGGACGACGGAGACGCGGGACCGGATACCCAGGGAGACACGTTGATGGAGGCCGCGCGCCACCTGTGCCTGGGCGCTGGCGGCAAGCGGGCCCGGCCCCTGCTGGTGCGCCTCTTCGGCGGCGTGTTCGGCGTGCCCCCCGAGAAGCTGCTCGACGTGGCCGTGGCCGCGGAGATGATCCACTCCTCCAGCCTCCTGCACGACGACGTGGTGGACGCCGGCATGTTCCGCCGCGCCCGGCCCACGGTGAACGCGCGCTGGGGCAACATCGTCGCGGTGATGAGCGGCGACCTCATCCTCTCCACCGCGCTCTTCCGCCTGAGCCACCTGGATCCGCGCCTCACCCAGAGCGCGCTCGCGGTGGTGATGGAGATGTCGCGCGCGGCCATCGCCGAGGTGGAGTCGCGCGGCAACCTGGAGCTGTCCCTGGAGCGGCTGCGCTACGTGGCCGAGGGCAAGACGGGCTCGCTCTTCGGCTGGTGCGGCCATGCCGCCGCCACGCTCGCCGGCCAGCCCGAGGCCGCCCAGCGCTTCGACGCCTTCGGCCGCCGGCTCGGCGTGGCCTTCCAGATCGCCGACGACATCCGCGACGTGCTCGGCACCGATCCCGGCAAGCCTCGCTACGCGGACATGCTCTCCGGCACGCCCTCGCTGCCCATCCTCCTGGCCGTGGCGCGCGATGGCTCCCTGCGCGGCAAGCTCAAGGACGCCTGGGCCTTCACCACCATCAACCCCGAGCGCACGCGCGCCCTTGGCGACGCCATCGAGCGCACCGACGCGGTGCCGCTGGCCGTCGAGCGGATGAACGCGGAGATCGCCGCCGCGCTGGAGGCGCTCGGGCCCTACGCGCAGCAGGGCATGGGCTCGGAGCTGGTGCGTTGGGCGCGCCAGCTCTCCGAGGGCATCACCGCCCAGGCCGAGGCCCGGAGCCGGGCGGCATGA
- a CDS encoding type IV pilus twitching motility protein PilT encodes MARFDAFIDKLYKESAVAIMLETGSGITLRTATGNVPMVKAGLNSQQIIGALSEIVPADLRANFPPEGVSTFPYSAPAGAVQVKVQNVSGHLKVALVPYKAPAAAANTVVAAPSAPAALDLPPSSGEEKLELASPADMMDLAARGSGGAFTSPPPAAARAPAKAPAPTPAPAPAAPEPSNIKVLPVEADPDAHKTLLGLLNRMLDKKASDLHMSSQVVPMLRIDGDMVPQEDYRELSHDRLKAMLWSIAPEKNKKQWEETRDTDFAYETDRARFRVNVFEDRKGIGSVMRQIPTKIMTAEDMGLSKHILDLCFLSKGLVLVTGPTGSGKSTTLAAMIDYINRNREDHIITIEDPIEFVHPNKKCLVNQREVHVHTHGFKNALRAALREDPDIVLVGEMRDLETIAIAIETAETGHLVFGTLHTNTAPSTVDRIIDQFPADRQEQIRMMLSESLKGVISQMLVKKIGGGRVPAQEVLLCTSSVANLIREGKTFQIPSIMQTSRGIGMSTLNDSLFDLVKRKLCEPNDAYIKAVAKGEFKQMLERAGYKLDLPTT; translated from the coding sequence ATGGCCCGGTTCGACGCCTTCATCGACAAGCTCTACAAGGAATCCGCTGTCGCCATCATGCTGGAGACCGGCAGTGGCATCACCCTGCGCACCGCCACGGGCAACGTGCCCATGGTCAAGGCGGGACTCAACTCGCAGCAGATCATCGGCGCGCTCTCGGAGATCGTCCCCGCGGATCTGCGCGCCAACTTCCCTCCCGAGGGGGTGTCCACCTTCCCGTACTCGGCCCCCGCGGGCGCCGTGCAGGTGAAGGTGCAGAACGTCTCGGGCCACCTGAAGGTGGCGCTGGTGCCCTACAAGGCCCCGGCCGCGGCGGCCAACACCGTCGTGGCGGCGCCCTCGGCCCCAGCCGCCCTGGATCTGCCCCCGTCCTCCGGTGAGGAGAAGCTGGAGCTGGCCTCGCCCGCGGACATGATGGACCTGGCGGCCCGGGGCTCCGGGGGCGCCTTCACCTCGCCCCCGCCCGCCGCCGCCAGGGCCCCCGCCAAGGCTCCCGCGCCGACGCCGGCCCCGGCTCCGGCCGCCCCCGAGCCGTCCAACATCAAGGTCCTGCCCGTGGAGGCGGATCCGGACGCGCACAAGACGCTGCTCGGCCTGCTCAACCGCATGCTCGACAAGAAGGCCTCGGACCTTCACATGTCCAGCCAGGTGGTGCCCATGCTGCGCATCGACGGCGACATGGTGCCCCAGGAGGACTACCGCGAGCTGTCGCATGACCGGCTCAAGGCCATGCTCTGGAGCATCGCGCCGGAGAAGAACAAGAAGCAGTGGGAGGAGACGCGCGACACGGACTTCGCCTACGAGACCGACCGCGCCCGCTTCCGCGTCAACGTCTTCGAGGATCGCAAGGGCATCGGCTCGGTGATGCGGCAGATCCCCACGAAGATCATGACGGCCGAGGACATGGGCCTGTCCAAGCACATCCTCGACCTGTGCTTCCTGAGCAAGGGCCTGGTGCTCGTCACCGGCCCCACCGGCTCGGGCAAGTCCACCACGCTCGCGGCGATGATCGACTACATCAATCGCAACCGCGAGGATCACATCATCACGATCGAGGACCCGATCGAGTTCGTCCACCCGAACAAGAAGTGTCTGGTCAACCAGCGCGAGGTCCACGTCCACACGCACGGCTTCAAGAACGCGCTGCGCGCCGCGCTGCGCGAGGACCCGGACATCGTGCTCGTGGGCGAAATGCGAGACCTGGAGACGATCGCCATCGCCATCGAAACGGCCGAAACGGGCCACCTCGTCTTCGGCACCCTGCACACCAACACGGCGCCCTCGACGGTGGACCGCATCATCGACCAGTTCCCCGCGGACCGTCAGGAGCAGATCCGCATGATGCTCTCCGAGTCCCTCAAGGGCGTCATCTCGCAGATGCTCGTGAAGAAGATTGGTGGAGGCCGCGTGCCCGCGCAGGAGGTGCTCCTGTGCACCAGCTCCGTCGCCAACCTCATCCGCGAGGGCAAGACGTTCCAGATTCCGTCCATCATGCAGACCTCGCGCGGCATCGGCATGTCCACGCTCAACGACTCGCTGTTCGATCTCGTCAAGCGCAAGCTGTGCGAGCCGAATGACGCCTACATCAAGGCCGTGGCCAAGGGCGAGTTCAAGCAGATGCTCGAGCGCGCGGGCTACAAGCTCGACCTGCCCACGACCTGA
- a CDS encoding Imm52 family immunity protein: protein MTERYYAGVYWPARLESAEECARRSVAFFRLLAQCDEIYARWFEQGDSLEEALQREFTPDVGTFLRYFQCEENQLGKDGFSLGAWTGHAEAGRGGMVQLTCGDASGAYPNSCVLYLPRADVEPEGARVLTAPVLVRVLRAMVLAWEPLFGVIATHEFRRALRPARDPRGFAGWLTYVARARGDVPPLPPPVRAEPVEDKGTVMILAPERLSASNPEHLALGRRVQEVLDAKGLLRPVLS, encoded by the coding sequence ATGACGGAGAGGTACTACGCAGGCGTCTACTGGCCAGCCCGGCTTGAGTCCGCGGAGGAGTGCGCCCGGCGTTCGGTTGCATTCTTTCGTCTCCTCGCGCAGTGCGACGAGATTTACGCTCGTTGGTTCGAGCAGGGGGACTCACTGGAGGAAGCGCTTCAGAGGGAGTTCACGCCGGATGTTGGGACCTTCCTTCGCTACTTCCAGTGTGAGGAAAACCAGCTCGGAAAGGACGGATTTAGCCTTGGCGCCTGGACGGGGCACGCGGAGGCCGGGCGCGGGGGCATGGTGCAACTCACTTGTGGGGATGCATCTGGAGCCTACCCCAATAGCTGCGTGCTTTATCTCCCCCGGGCGGACGTTGAACCAGAGGGTGCACGCGTGCTGACAGCTCCCGTCCTGGTGCGCGTGCTGCGGGCAATGGTGCTCGCGTGGGAGCCGCTCTTCGGCGTCATCGCCACCCATGAGTTTCGTAGGGCGCTTCGACCTGCGAGAGATCCGCGGGGCTTCGCGGGTTGGCTCACCTACGTAGCGCGTGCGCGCGGGGATGTGCCTCCGCTGCCTCCGCCCGTCCGAGCGGAGCCAGTAGAGGACAAGGGGACGGTCATGATCCTGGCACCGGAGCGTCTGAGCGCCTCCAACCCAGAGCACCTGGCGCTCGGTCGCAGGGTCCAGGAGGTGTTGGACGCGAAGGGCCTACTCCGCCCAGTGCTCTCGTAG
- a CDS encoding MFS transporter, with amino-acid sequence MPLAVLHRHVLRSLAALASVVPFARPGSAPLAGAPSTSTTAHGPSSRKARRRLRRSLRASVAEGIMAEVVTAGAGSTALTAWALALELGPFQVGMMTALPFFAQFVQFPAAWLTSTFGHRRMALSVVLVSRLMMLALCALPWLPLPLVGQQRLLMSVAGLWAVLGVIGNNAWVAWMGELVPESIRGRFFGRRTALCTLSNLIASLVAGVVMDRLRPATGVGPALPLLAAVSCAAGIVCTVLMARQHDPAPPGTREKPKLDLRVALVPLRDERARRVLVYQMFWNAAVGLSAPFYSFFMLQNLKMSFLLMSVQLAAVAAVRMLAAPMWGKLIDRLGAQPVVVLCSLTLGLLPLVWLFPTATFLWPLLLDALMAGVLWGGHNLAIFALPLAVAPRQGRPFYLAAFSTAAGLSYALATSVGGALASALPKEFTLGGHVWANLQVLFALSAVARLCAALLALRILEPGVRSVDSLGALWALVRPSRRRAPVVESQGTTLSPLAEPVRVES; translated from the coding sequence GTGCCCCTCGCCGTCCTGCACCGTCACGTCCTGCGCAGTCTCGCCGCCCTCGCCTCCGTCGTGCCGTTCGCCCGGCCCGGCTCCGCGCCCCTCGCGGGCGCCCCCTCCACGAGCACCACGGCCCACGGGCCCTCGAGCCGCAAGGCGCGGCGGCGCCTGCGCCGGTCGCTCCGGGCCTCGGTGGCCGAGGGCATCATGGCGGAGGTGGTGACGGCGGGCGCGGGCTCCACGGCGCTCACCGCGTGGGCACTGGCGCTCGAGTTGGGCCCCTTCCAGGTGGGGATGATGACCGCCCTGCCCTTCTTCGCCCAGTTCGTGCAGTTCCCGGCGGCGTGGTTGACGTCCACCTTCGGCCACCGGCGCATGGCGCTCTCGGTGGTGCTCGTCTCCCGGCTGATGATGCTGGCGCTGTGCGCGCTGCCGTGGCTGCCCTTGCCGCTGGTGGGCCAGCAGCGGCTGCTGATGTCGGTGGCGGGGTTGTGGGCGGTGCTGGGCGTCATCGGCAACAACGCCTGGGTGGCGTGGATGGGCGAGCTGGTACCCGAGTCCATCCGCGGGCGCTTCTTCGGCCGGCGCACGGCGCTGTGCACGTTGAGCAACCTGATCGCCTCGCTGGTGGCGGGCGTGGTGATGGACAGGCTGCGGCCGGCGACGGGCGTGGGTCCGGCGCTGCCCCTGCTGGCGGCGGTGTCGTGCGCGGCGGGAATCGTGTGCACGGTGCTGATGGCGCGGCAGCATGATCCGGCGCCCCCCGGCACCCGGGAGAAGCCGAAGCTGGATTTGCGCGTGGCGCTCGTGCCGCTGCGCGACGAGCGGGCGCGCCGGGTGCTCGTGTACCAGATGTTCTGGAACGCGGCGGTGGGCCTGTCCGCGCCCTTCTACTCCTTCTTCATGCTGCAGAACCTGAAGATGAGCTTCCTGCTCATGTCCGTGCAGCTCGCGGCGGTGGCCGCCGTGCGCATGCTGGCGGCGCCCATGTGGGGCAAGCTCATCGACAGGCTGGGGGCGCAGCCCGTGGTGGTGTTGTGCTCGCTGACCCTGGGCCTGTTGCCACTCGTGTGGCTGTTCCCCACGGCCACGTTCCTCTGGCCGCTCCTCCTCGACGCGCTGATGGCGGGCGTGCTGTGGGGAGGCCACAACCTGGCCATCTTCGCGCTGCCGCTCGCGGTGGCCCCGCGCCAGGGCCGCCCCTTCTACCTGGCGGCGTTCTCCACGGCGGCGGGACTGTCCTACGCGCTGGCCACGTCCGTGGGAGGGGCGCTGGCGAGCGCGCTGCCCAAGGAGTTCACCCTGGGCGGCCACGTGTGGGCCAACCTCCAGGTGCTCTTCGCCCTGTCCGCGGTGGCGCGGTTGTGCGCGGCGCTGCTCGCCCTGCGCATCCTCGAGCCGGGGGTGCGGAGCGTGGACTCACTCGGGGCGCTTTGGGCCCTGGTGCGCCCGTCCCGGCGGCGGGCCCCGGTGGTGGAGTCCCAGGGCACCACCCTGTCGCCTCTCGCCGAGCCCGTGCGCGTGGAGAGCTGA